Proteins encoded together in one Kitasatospora albolonga window:
- a CDS encoding transcriptional activator protein, with protein MAESASPAPAAPAAGSAPTAPAGPAPTSAFDALAATRPRIRRDVLFTETPGGVLFHNADGGFHLTGRTAYRFASLVVPHLTGHHRMDELCAGFGPAQRAMAAELVRTLYARGFARGIPATESTTDTTGAEGASGDNDLPDEITERFAAQIAYVDHYTDGAPARFARYRATRVAVLGDDETARWCALSLVRNGCARIGTTTAHDDVTAEAARAGARIETINAGAEVDAAWPELAGYDVVVVTGAGAGARTHALLAAGVPEGVTLIPAWLFGRRLIVGPLATATSTGCWSCALLRLGANVDAGNAATLWSEAAGAVPVSGDTLTGPVAAMVGNLVGYEIFRLTTGALPAETAGQLLVQDLASLDVMAEPVHPHPRCTRCAALTADQGPAPAALPDALALPVTPTVETARDAEALVEELNRISTALVRPYTGIFSRYDDEELTQTPLKLSRVEVALGGGVRRRIGAFDVHHLAGARMRALYAAAEAYVEHVVPLAEAGQDGPRQTVRTLGPADLTTGGGTGAEPTAWAVATSLISKEPVRVLAAALRPFGPHNRDRAQLASRAGSGAGGSAAEAAGQGLLSALAHDALVRAVRGTTPVSPVAADGDDPELVFLLKSAANLDIAVELLDLGEEGRTSAHVVLAREANSPSTLRSSAREANSPSAQGGSAHEASDASARGRWAVGAGLSRRTAAASALRDLLGQVQLAAEDPGAVVDLGDPLLGDLAPAAIAVGGESVPVKGAETTFDAVLDRLRATGRDALYVDTTPADLLAGSIATARVLVTVDSLIPGGPDAR; from the coding sequence ATGGCCGAGAGCGCCTCCCCCGCACCCGCCGCACCCGCCGCCGGGTCCGCACCCACCGCACCCGCCGGGCCCGCCCCCACCAGCGCCTTCGACGCGCTCGCGGCGACCCGCCCGCGCATCCGCCGGGACGTCCTGTTCACCGAGACCCCCGGTGGCGTGCTCTTCCACAACGCCGACGGCGGCTTCCACCTCACCGGCCGCACCGCCTACCGCTTCGCCTCCCTCGTCGTCCCCCACCTCACCGGCCACCACCGGATGGACGAACTGTGCGCCGGATTCGGCCCGGCCCAACGGGCGATGGCCGCCGAACTGGTCAGGACGCTGTACGCGCGCGGCTTCGCCCGCGGCATCCCGGCCACCGAAAGCACCACGGACACCACCGGAGCCGAGGGGGCCTCCGGGGACAACGACCTCCCGGATGAGATCACCGAGCGATTCGCCGCCCAGATCGCCTACGTCGACCACTACACCGACGGCGCCCCCGCCCGCTTCGCCCGCTACCGTGCCACCCGCGTCGCCGTCCTCGGTGACGACGAGACCGCCCGCTGGTGCGCGCTGAGCCTGGTGCGCAACGGCTGCGCCCGGATCGGCACCACCACCGCCCACGACGACGTGACAGCCGAGGCCGCCAGGGCCGGAGCGCGGATCGAGACGATCAACGCCGGAGCCGAAGTGGACGCGGCCTGGCCCGAGCTGGCCGGGTACGACGTCGTCGTGGTCACCGGCGCCGGGGCCGGGGCGCGGACCCACGCCCTGCTGGCCGCCGGGGTCCCCGAAGGCGTCACGCTCATCCCCGCCTGGCTCTTCGGCCGCCGCCTGATCGTCGGCCCGCTCGCCACCGCCACCTCCACCGGCTGCTGGTCCTGCGCGCTCCTGCGCCTCGGCGCCAACGTCGACGCGGGCAACGCCGCCACGTTGTGGAGCGAGGCGGCCGGAGCCGTCCCCGTCTCCGGCGACACCCTCACCGGCCCGGTCGCGGCGATGGTCGGCAACCTCGTCGGCTACGAGATCTTCCGCCTCACCACCGGCGCCCTCCCCGCCGAGACGGCCGGTCAGCTCCTCGTCCAGGACCTCGCATCGCTCGACGTGATGGCCGAACCGGTCCACCCCCACCCCCGCTGCACCCGCTGCGCCGCCCTCACGGCCGACCAGGGTCCGGCCCCCGCCGCGCTGCCGGACGCCCTCGCGCTGCCCGTCACCCCGACCGTGGAGACGGCCCGGGACGCGGAGGCGCTGGTCGAGGAGTTGAACCGGATCAGCACGGCGCTGGTGCGCCCGTACACCGGGATCTTCAGCCGGTACGACGACGAGGAGCTGACCCAGACCCCGCTGAAGCTCAGCCGGGTGGAGGTGGCGCTCGGCGGCGGGGTGCGCAGGAGGATCGGCGCGTTCGACGTGCACCACCTGGCGGGGGCGCGGATGCGGGCGCTGTACGCGGCGGCGGAGGCGTACGTCGAGCACGTCGTACCGCTCGCGGAGGCCGGGCAGGACGGTCCGCGCCAGACCGTACGCACCCTCGGCCCCGCCGACCTCACCACGGGCGGCGGCACCGGTGCCGAGCCCACCGCCTGGGCGGTGGCGACCTCGCTGATCAGCAAGGAGCCCGTACGGGTTCTGGCGGCGGCCCTGCGCCCCTTCGGCCCGCACAACCGGGACCGGGCGCAGCTGGCGAGCCGGGCCGGTTCCGGGGCGGGCGGCAGCGCGGCGGAGGCGGCCGGGCAGGGGCTGCTCTCGGCGCTCGCGCACGACGCCCTGGTCCGGGCGGTGCGGGGCACCACCCCGGTCAGCCCGGTCGCGGCCGACGGCGACGACCCGGAGCTGGTGTTCCTGCTGAAGTCGGCCGCCAACCTGGACATCGCGGTGGAGCTGCTGGACCTGGGGGAGGAGGGGCGCACCTCGGCCCACGTGGTCCTGGCCCGCGAGGCGAACAGCCCTTCCACGCTTAGAAGTTCGGCCCGCGAGGCGAACAGCCCGTCCGCACAAGGGGGTTCGGCCCACGAGGCGTCCGACGCCTCCGCGCGGGGCCGTTGGGCGGTCGGGGCCGGGCTCTCCCGGCGTACGGCGGCGGCCTCGGCCCTGCGCGATCTCCTCGGCCAGGTCCAGCTGGCCGCCGAGGACCCGGGGGCGGTGGTCGACCTCGGTGACCCGCTGCTGGGGGACCTCGCCCCGGCGGCGATCGCGGTCGGCGGGGAGTCGGTGCCGGTGAAGGGGGCGGAGACGACGTTCGACGCGGTGCTGGACCGGCTGCGTGCCACCGGGCGCGACGCGCTGTACGTGGACACCACCCCGGCCGACCTCCTGGCGGGCTCCATCGCCACGGCCCGGGTGCTGGTCACGGTGGACTCCCTCATCCCGGGTGGCCCTGATGCCCGTTGA